CGGTCTTGTCAGATCCGCCACATCCGCGGGGCGGGTGAACCCACCCTCGTAGGCTCGTGCCATGACCCCGACCCGGCTGACCGGCTACGCGCATGGTGGCGGCTGCGCCTGCAAAATCCCGCCCGGCGAGCTGGAGGAGGCGGTCCGCGGCCTGACCGGGCAAGCCGGGGATCATGTTCTGGTCGGACTGGACGACGGCGACGACGCGGCCGCGGTGTTGGTCGGCGACCTGGCAGTGCTGTCCACCGCGGATTTCTTCACCCCCGTTGTCGACGACGCCTACGACTGGGGACGGATCGCGGCGGCCAACGCCCTCTCCGATGTGTACGCCATGGGTGGCCGCCCGGTGGTCGCGATCAACCTGGTCGGCTGGCCGCGCGATGTCCTGCCGCTGGAGCTGATGACCGAGGTGCTGCGCGGCGGGCTGGCGGTGGCCGCGGAGGCGAACTGCCCGGTGATCGGCGGCCATTCCATCGATGACCCAGAACCGAAGTACGGCATGGCGGTAACCGGTGTGGCGGATCCGGCTCGATTGCTGCGCAACGATGCCGCCGAGCCGGGCCTGCCGCTGACCCTCACCAAACCGCTCGGTGTCGGGCTGCTCAACAACCGGCACAAGCAGACCGGCGAGGTGTTCGCCGAGGCGATCGCCACAATGACGCGACTCAACCGGGCCGCCGCCGAGGCCGCGCTGGCCCACGATGTGCGCGCCGCGACCGATGTCACCGGCTTCGGGTTGCTCGGCCACCTGTACAAGATGTGCCGGGCCTCGAAGGTGGGCGCCGTGATCGACCGCGCCGCGGTGCCGGTGATCGACGCGGCCCGGGCGGCGCTGCGCGACGGGTTCGTCTCCGGCGGGACGAAGCGCAATCTCGATTGGGTCCGGCCGCAGCTGCGGCCAGGTTCCGGTGTGACCGAAGACGATCTGTTGCTGCTCGCCGATGCGCAGACCTCGGGTGGTCTGCTGGTGGTGGGTGAACTTCCCGGTCATCCGGTGATCGGGCACACCACCGCGGGTGCGGGGATCGAGATCCGCTGAGCTCAGCCGGCGGTGGTGATCGAGTCGTCGGTGATGCCGGCCGCACGCCGGGCGGCCAGCCGTCGCTTCTGCGGTTCGATCGTGTAACGCGGGTCCCGGGCCGATTCCTTACCGGCCTCGAACACGCCGAACCGGGTCAGCGCCGACGCGGTCAGCAACGCCAGACCCGACACCGCCGCCACGCCGCGGTGGCGTCCGCCCAGCAACGTGCCCAATCCCCCGGCGACGGCGAGGCGCTCGCTCCACCGCAGCATGCGCCCGGGCTCGCCATGATGCAGCGGCTCCGCGGCGACCGGGTCCATCCGGCGTTCCATCAGCTTGGTCGCGACCAGGTCACCGGCCACACCGAGCACCGCCAGCGTGCGCGCCGGCCCCGCCTCGGCAGCCGGGGTGGTGATCATCGCCAACCCCGATGCGGCCAGGCTCGCCGAACTGACGAAGACGAACGGCAGGTCTTTGTGCGCGGCATTCCATGTCGGAGTCGCAGTGTCGGCGAGCAGCACCGCGGTGTAGACCGCCAGCGGTGCAGCGAACGCACCCGCCGCGATCCCGGCCGGCGCTTCGACCGCGCGCAACGCAGGACGCAACGGGCCCAACGGGATTCGCTCGCCGGTCATCTTGTCGATTTCCGCGACGGCCGCGACTCCGATGCCGCCGCTGAACAGGCTGAGGATCCATGAGCCGATGCTCATCGGCGACGTCAGCTTGATGGTGCGCAGCATGTTCACGAACCGCTCCGGCCGGCCCAGGTCGAGCACCAACGCGACCGCGCCGAGGGCCACCGCGACCAGCGCGGACAACCTGGTGTTGCGGCGCAACGTGTTTCGACCGGTGAACTGGGCGCCGGCCGCCAGCAGTCCGGATCCGCCGGCCACCCCGCCGAGGAACAGGTACGCCGCCACCTCGTGTCCCCACGGCGCGGGCTTGACCACCGGACGCCCGTAGTAGGAGGTGAACTCGGCGTCGGGGACCATCGGCATCTCGCGTGAGCCGTCGTTGCCGCCGCGCTGGCCGCCGCGCTTACCTTTTCGGCGCTTACCGCCCGGGGGCGGCGGCGGCCGGAAGCTGTCGAATTCGGAGGTGCTCACCGATTCCTCCAAAATGCCAACGCGGCCGCCCCGATCATGCCGGCCGCCGCCATGCCGGCCCGCTTGAACATGGTCGGCAGGTCGGCGGTGCACACCCGCGGGTCGGGGGGCAATCCGTAGACTTCCGGCTCGTCGAGCAACAAGAACACCGAGCCGGTGCCGCCGACGCCGTCGTCCTCGTTGGCGCCGTAAAGCCTTGCCTCCGTGCGCCCTTCGGCGTGCAGTTGGGCGACCCGCGCGCGCGCCTGGACCACCAACTCGTCGTGATTACCGAACTTGATCGACGTGGTCGGGCAGGTCTGGGCGCATGCGGGCGTCTGGTCTTCGACCAGGCGGTCATAGCACAGCGTGCACTTTTGGGCGACACCGGTGACGAATTCCTCTTTGGGGCGGCCCGGGCGTTCCACGGGCGTCGCGTAGGTGCCGTCGCTGCGCCGCTCCACCACGCCGAACGGGCAGCCCGCCACGCAGGTCCCGCAGCCGTTGCAGACGTCGTGCTGCACCACGACCGTGCCGAACTCGGTGCGGAACAGTGCCCCGGTGGGGCACACGTCGAGGCACCCGGCGTGCGTGCAGTGCTTGCAGACGTCCGAGGACATC
This Mycobacterium simiae DNA region includes the following protein-coding sequences:
- the nrfD gene encoding NrfD/PsrC family molybdoenzyme membrane anchor subunit, translated to MSTSEFDSFRPPPPPGGKRRKGKRGGQRGGNDGSREMPMVPDAEFTSYYGRPVVKPAPWGHEVAAYLFLGGVAGGSGLLAAGAQFTGRNTLRRNTRLSALVAVALGAVALVLDLGRPERFVNMLRTIKLTSPMSIGSWILSLFSGGIGVAAVAEIDKMTGERIPLGPLRPALRAVEAPAGIAAGAFAAPLAVYTAVLLADTATPTWNAAHKDLPFVFVSSASLAASGLAMITTPAAEAGPARTLAVLGVAGDLVATKLMERRMDPVAAEPLHHGEPGRMLRWSERLAVAGGLGTLLGGRHRGVAAVSGLALLTASALTRFGVFEAGKESARDPRYTIEPQKRRLAARRAAGITDDSITTAG
- the selD gene encoding selenide, water dikinase SelD — its product is MTPTRLTGYAHGGGCACKIPPGELEEAVRGLTGQAGDHVLVGLDDGDDAAAVLVGDLAVLSTADFFTPVVDDAYDWGRIAAANALSDVYAMGGRPVVAINLVGWPRDVLPLELMTEVLRGGLAVAAEANCPVIGGHSIDDPEPKYGMAVTGVADPARLLRNDAAEPGLPLTLTKPLGVGLLNNRHKQTGEVFAEAIATMTRLNRAAAEAALAHDVRAATDVTGFGLLGHLYKMCRASKVGAVIDRAAVPVIDAARAALRDGFVSGGTKRNLDWVRPQLRPGSGVTEDDLLLLADAQTSGGLLVVGELPGHPVIGHTTAGAGIEIR
- a CDS encoding 4Fe-4S dicluster domain-containing protein, with translation MGQLTGPSDPAAAAGWSDAKPRKGFFTDTSICIGCKACEVACKEWNRNPRDGDLELLGSSYDNTGALGASTWRHVAFIEQGRDRIKEARESGRALISLGMPAMPGSAEQADSEPDLRPPDTPEFRWLMSSDVCKHCTHAGCLDVCPTGALFRTEFGTVVVQHDVCNGCGTCVAGCPFGVVERRSDGTYATPVERPGRPKEEFVTGVAQKCTLCYDRLVEDQTPACAQTCPTTSIKFGNHDELVVQARARVAQLHAEGRTEARLYGANEDDGVGGTGSVFLLLDEPEVYGLPPDPRVCTADLPTMFKRAGMAAAGMIGAAALAFWRNR